A window from Pseudomonadales bacterium encodes these proteins:
- the rplD gene encoding 50S ribosomal protein L4 yields the protein MELEVKSFVDGEIPSGSISLSDQVFGQEFNESLVHQIVVAYLAGGRQGSKGQKTRAEVRGGGKKPWRQKGSGRARAGSSRSPLWRSGGKSFAATPRDHGQKVNRKMYRAALRSIFSELVRQERVTVLADFSLESPKTKNLLEKLSGIQEQKILIVTLEFENNLYLASRNLIGVDVLEADSVDPVSLVGSERILVTLSALKKIEEALA from the coding sequence ATGGAGCTTGAAGTTAAATCCTTTGTCGATGGCGAAATTCCTTCTGGATCGATTTCGCTTTCTGATCAGGTCTTCGGTCAGGAGTTCAACGAGTCGCTGGTTCATCAGATTGTCGTGGCCTACTTGGCGGGTGGTCGGCAGGGCTCGAAGGGGCAGAAGACGCGCGCCGAGGTGCGTGGTGGCGGGAAAAAACCGTGGCGACAAAAGGGTTCAGGGCGTGCGCGCGCTGGATCGAGCCGCAGCCCGCTGTGGCGATCGGGTGGTAAAAGCTTTGCGGCCACTCCGCGTGATCATGGGCAGAAGGTCAACAGAAAGATGTACCGGGCAGCGCTTCGCTCGATTTTTTCTGAGCTGGTTCGGCAGGAGCGGGTCACTGTGTTGGCTGACTTCTCTCTTGAGTCGCCCAAGACCAAGAATCTCCTGGAGAAACTGAGTGGAATCCAGGAGCAGAAGATCCTGATCGTTACGCTGGAGTTTGAGAACAATCTCTATCTGGCCTCACGAAACTTGATCGGGGTTGATGTCCTTGAGGCCGATTCGGTCGATCCGGTTTCCTTGGTCGGAAGCGAAAGGATTCTAGTGACTCTTTCTGCATTGAAGAAAATTGAAGAGGCGTTGGCATGA
- the fusA gene encoding elongation factor G: MARTTPLKRYRNIGICAHVDAGKTTTTERVLLYTGVSHKLGEVHEGTATMDWMAQEQERGITITSAATTCFWKGMDQQFDQHRINIIDTPGHVDFTIEVERSLRVLDGAVVVFCATAGVEPQSETVWRQANKYGVPRIVFVNKMDRAGADFLRVVDQIKNRLGANPVPIQLPIGSEENFEGVVDLLRMKAIYWNEADAGMTYEARPISAEMKEICDSYRELLIESAAEASDELMEKYLEGSELTTDEIRQALRARTIRGEIVPALCGSAFKNKGVQAMLDAVIEYLPAPDEVKAISGMLEDGETVIERKSSDDEPFAALAFKIATDPYVGTLTFFRVYSGVLSSGDAIYNSVKGKRERVGRMVQMHANDRTEIKEVRAGDIAAAVGLKDVTTGDTLCDLNKPVVLERMEFPEPVISVAVEPKSKPDQEKMGVALGKLAQEDPSFRVKTDEESGQTIISGMGELHLDIIVDRMRREFGVEANIGKPQVAYRETIRKKVEVEGKFVRQSGGRGQYGHVWLRLEPLPEGEEYQFVNEVVGGTVPREYIPAVDKGVREQMQNGILAGYPLLALKATIFDGSYHDVDSNEMAFKVAGSMALKKGALEADPVLLEPIMKVEVVTPEDYMGDVVGDLNRRRGMIQGMDDSPSGKVVTAEVPLAEMFGYSTDLRSATQGRATYSMEFKRYAETPNNIAEAIISKNK; the protein is encoded by the coding sequence GTGGCACGTACGACCCCGTTGAAACGATACCGAAATATCGGCATTTGCGCGCATGTGGATGCAGGCAAGACCACCACCACCGAGCGGGTGCTGCTCTATACCGGCGTCTCGCACAAACTGGGTGAGGTCCACGAAGGGACCGCCACGATGGACTGGATGGCGCAGGAGCAGGAGCGTGGCATCACCATCACCTCCGCGGCCACCACCTGTTTCTGGAAAGGGATGGACCAGCAGTTCGACCAGCACCGCATCAACATCATCGACACCCCGGGCCACGTCGATTTCACGATCGAGGTGGAACGTTCGCTGCGGGTGCTGGACGGTGCCGTGGTGGTCTTCTGCGCAACCGCAGGGGTGGAGCCGCAATCGGAAACGGTCTGGCGTCAGGCCAACAAATATGGCGTGCCGCGCATCGTCTTTGTGAACAAGATGGACCGGGCGGGGGCCGATTTCCTGCGTGTCGTCGATCAGATCAAGAACCGTCTGGGTGCCAATCCGGTGCCGATTCAGTTGCCGATCGGCAGTGAGGAGAATTTCGAGGGCGTGGTCGACCTGTTGCGCATGAAGGCGATCTACTGGAACGAAGCCGACGCGGGCATGACCTACGAGGCGCGGCCGATCTCTGCCGAAATGAAGGAGATCTGCGACAGCTATCGCGAGCTGCTGATCGAGAGTGCCGCCGAGGCCAGCGATGAACTGATGGAGAAGTACCTCGAAGGCAGTGAGCTCACCACCGACGAGATTCGTCAGGCGCTGCGTGCGCGCACCATCCGCGGCGAAATCGTGCCGGCGCTCTGTGGTTCCGCCTTCAAGAACAAGGGCGTGCAGGCCATGCTGGATGCGGTCATCGAATATCTGCCAGCGCCCGACGAGGTCAAGGCCATCAGCGGTATGCTGGAGGATGGCGAGACGGTAATCGAGCGCAAATCTTCCGACGACGAGCCCTTTGCGGCGCTGGCCTTCAAGATCGCCACCGACCCCTATGTCGGCACCCTGACCTTTTTCCGAGTCTACTCCGGCGTGCTGAGTTCGGGCGATGCGATCTACAACTCGGTCAAGGGCAAGCGCGAGCGTGTAGGCCGCATGGTGCAGATGCATGCCAATGACCGCACCGAAATCAAAGAGGTTCGCGCGGGTGACATCGCTGCTGCGGTGGGTCTGAAAGATGTCACCACCGGTGACACGCTGTGCGACCTCAACAAGCCGGTGGTGCTCGAGCGGATGGAGTTCCCGGAGCCGGTCATCTCGGTTGCGGTGGAGCCGAAATCGAAGCCCGATCAAGAGAAGATGGGGGTGGCGCTCGGCAAGCTGGCGCAAGAGGATCCGTCATTCCGGGTCAAGACCGACGAAGAGTCGGGTCAGACCATCATCTCCGGCATGGGCGAGCTGCACCTCGACATCATCGTCGACCGGATGCGGCGTGAATTTGGCGTCGAGGCCAACATCGGCAAGCCGCAGGTGGCCTACCGCGAAACCATTCGCAAGAAGGTCGAGGTTGAAGGCAAGTTCGTCCGGCAATCGGGCGGTCGTGGCCAGTATGGTCATGTCTGGCTGCGGCTCGAACCGCTCCCCGAGGGTGAAGAGTATCAATTCGTCAACGAAGTGGTGGGCGGCACCGTGCCCCGCGAATATATTCCAGCGGTTGACAAGGGGGTGCGCGAGCAGATGCAGAATGGCATCTTGGCCGGCTACCCGCTGCTGGCACTGAAGGCCACGATTTTCGATGGCTCATACCACGATGTCGACTCAAATGAGATGGCCTTCAAGGTCGCAGGATCGATGGCGCTGAAGAAGGGTGCGCTCGAAGCGGACCCGGTACTGCTCGAACCGATCATGAAGGTTGAAGTGGTCACGCCAGAGGATTACATGGGAGATGTGGTGGGCGACCTGAACCGGCGCCGCGGCATGATCCAGGGCATGGATGATTCCCCTTCTGGCAAGGTGGTCACCGCCGAGGTGCCACTGGCCGAGATGTTCGGCTACTCCACCGACCTGCGTTCCGCAACGCAGGGGCGAGCGACCTATTCGATGGAGTTCAAGCGCTACGCCGAGACTCCCAACAACATTGCTGAAGCCATCATCAGCAAGAACAAGTAA
- the rplC gene encoding 50S ribosomal protein L3, whose amino-acid sequence MSIGLVGRKSGMTRLFTPAGESIPVTVLEVSPNRVVQVKSAARDGYCAVQVTTGSRKASRVAKAEAGHFAKANVEAGRGLWEFVIEGESELVSGGELDLSIFEVGQHVDVTGVSKGKGFAGVVKRWNFRTQDATHGNSLSHRAPGSIGQNQTPGRVWKGKKMAGHMGAEQVTALNLEIVKIDLEKNALLVRGAVPGAAGGDLIVRPSVKSK is encoded by the coding sequence ATGTCGATTGGTTTAGTGGGGCGGAAGAGCGGCATGACCAGGCTTTTTACGCCTGCGGGTGAATCGATTCCGGTCACGGTTTTGGAGGTTTCGCCCAATCGCGTAGTTCAGGTCAAGAGTGCCGCGCGTGATGGGTATTGTGCCGTTCAGGTCACGACGGGTTCGAGAAAAGCGTCGCGGGTTGCAAAGGCTGAAGCGGGTCATTTCGCCAAGGCGAATGTCGAGGCGGGGCGCGGGTTGTGGGAGTTCGTGATTGAGGGTGAGTCGGAGTTGGTGTCTGGCGGCGAGCTCGATCTTTCGATCTTTGAGGTCGGCCAGCATGTGGATGTGACTGGAGTGTCGAAAGGCAAGGGCTTTGCGGGTGTGGTGAAGCGTTGGAATTTTCGTACGCAGGATGCGACGCATGGCAATTCGCTGTCGCACCGCGCGCCTGGCTCGATTGGTCAGAACCAGACGCCAGGTCGGGTCTGGAAAGGAAAAAAGATGGCTGGGCACATGGGGGCCGAGCAGGTCACCGCGCTCAATCTGGAAATTGTCAAGATCGATCTCGAGAAGAATGCGCTGCTCGTGCGGGGTGCCGTACCGGGAGCGGCAGGTGGTGATTTGATCGTCAGACCATCTGTGAAGTCAAAGTGA
- the tuf gene encoding elongation factor Tu: protein MAKEKFERKKPHVNVGTIGHVDHGKTTLTAALTRVCAQEWGGEMRAFDQIDNAPEERERGITIATSHVEYESPTRHYAHVDCPGHADYVKNMITGAAQMDGAILVCSAADGPMPQTREHILLARQVGVPYIVVFLNKADMVDDAELLELVEMEVRELLDQYDFPGDDTPIIIGSALKALEGDTSDMAGGAVKKLVLTLDEYIPEPERAIDKPFLMPIEDVFSISGRGTVVTGRVERGIIKVGDEVEIVGIQATTKTTCTGVEMFRKLLDEGRAGENVGVLLRGTKRDDVQRGQVLAKPGSITPHTKFEAEVYVLSKDEGGRHTPFFAGYRPQFYFRTTDVTGSVELPEGTEMVMPGDNIRVTVTLIAPIAMEEGLRFAIREGGRTVGAGVVSKVIA, encoded by the coding sequence ATGGCGAAAGAGAAGTTTGAGCGTAAGAAGCCGCACGTCAACGTGGGGACGATTGGACACGTTGACCACGGTAAGACGACGCTGACGGCGGCGTTGACGCGGGTCTGTGCCCAGGAGTGGGGTGGCGAGATGCGTGCGTTCGACCAGATCGACAATGCGCCGGAAGAGCGCGAGCGCGGCATCACCATTGCGACCTCGCACGTCGAGTACGAATCGCCGACGCGGCACTACGCCCACGTTGACTGCCCGGGTCACGCCGACTATGTCAAGAACATGATCACCGGTGCGGCACAGATGGATGGCGCCATTCTGGTCTGCTCGGCGGCGGATGGTCCGATGCCGCAGACGCGCGAACACATTCTGCTGGCGCGTCAGGTGGGCGTGCCCTACATCGTCGTCTTTCTCAACAAGGCCGACATGGTCGACGACGCTGAGCTGCTCGAGCTGGTCGAGATGGAAGTGCGCGAACTGCTCGACCAGTATGACTTTCCGGGCGACGACACCCCGATCATCATCGGCTCGGCGCTGAAGGCGCTGGAGGGCGACACCTCCGACATGGCCGGCGGTGCGGTCAAGAAGCTGGTGCTGACGCTGGACGAATACATTCCTGAGCCCGAGCGCGCGATCGACAAGCCCTTCCTGATGCCGATCGAAGATGTTTTTTCCATCTCTGGTCGCGGCACCGTGGTCACGGGCCGGGTCGAGCGGGGAATCATCAAGGTGGGTGACGAGGTCGAAATCGTCGGCATCCAGGCGACCACCAAGACCACCTGTACCGGTGTTGAAATGTTCCGCAAGCTGCTCGACGAAGGTCGCGCGGGTGAGAACGTCGGCGTCCTGCTGCGTGGCACCAAGCGTGACGACGTGCAGCGTGGTCAGGTGCTTGCCAAGCCTGGCAGCATCACCCCGCACACCAAGTTCGAGGCTGAGGTTTACGTGCTGAGCAAGGACGAAGGCGGGCGGCACACCCCGTTCTTTGCCGGCTACCGTCCGCAGTTCTACTTCAGGACCACCGACGTCACTGGATCGGTCGAACTGCCCGAAGGGACCGAGATGGTGATGCCTGGAGACAACATCCGAGTCACGGTGACACTGATTGCGCCGATTGCGATGGAAGAGGGGCTGCGTTTTGCGATCCGCGAAGGCGGCCGCACCGTCGGCGCCGGCGTCGTCTCCAAAGTGATTGCCTGA
- the rpsL gene encoding 30S ribosomal protein S12, whose protein sequence is MATINQLVRKPRKRRVVKSDVPALQSCPQRRGVCTRVYTTTPKKPNSALRKVCRVRLTNGFEVSSYIGGEGHNLQEHSVVLIRGGRVKDLPGVRYHTVRGSLDTSGVKDRRQARSKYGTKKPKS, encoded by the coding sequence ATGGCGACGATCAACCAATTGGTTCGCAAGCCGCGCAAGCGCAGGGTCGTGAAGAGCGATGTCCCCGCGCTGCAATCCTGTCCGCAGCGTCGTGGGGTCTGCACCCGCGTCTACACGACGACCCCGAAAAAACCCAATTCGGCGCTGCGCAAGGTGTGCCGGGTGCGGTTGACCAACGGTTTCGAGGTCTCCTCCTACATTGGCGGCGAAGGCCACAATCTGCAGGAGCACTCGGTGGTGCTGATTCGTGGCGGGCGGGTCAAGGATCTGCCAGGGGTGCGCTACCACACCGTCCGCGGCAGCCTCGACACCTCCGGGGTCAAGGACCGGCGGCAGGCGCGTTCCAAGTATGGAACCAAGAAGCCAAAGTCGTAA
- the rpoC gene encoding DNA-directed RNA polymerase subunit beta', producing the protein MKDLLSLLKTQTQTEEFDFIRIGLASPEMIRSWSYGEVKKPETINYRTFKPERDGLFCAKIFGPIKDYECLCGKYKRLKHRGVICEKCGVEVALTKVRRERMGHIELASPVAHIWFLKSLPSRIGLLLDMTLRDIERVLYFESFVVLDPGMTTLEKGQMLSDEQYYEALEEFGDEFTAKMGAEAIQELLKEIDLEAEITRLRAEIPETSSETKLKKYSKRLKLLEGLLGSGDRPEWMVLKVLPVLPPDLRPLVPLDGGRFATSDLNDLYRRVINRNNRLKRLLDLNAPDIIVRNEKRMLQEAVDALLDNGRRGRAITGSTKRPLKSLADMIKGKQGRFRQNLLGKRVDYSGRSVIVVGPTLRLHQCGLPKKMAIELFKPFIFGKLEHSGLATTIKAAKKMVERETPEVWDILAEVIREHPVLLNRAPTLHRLGIQAFEPVLIEGKAIQLHPLVCAAYNADFDGDQMAVHIPLTLEAQLEARSLMMSTNNILSPANGEPIIVPSQDVVLGLYYMTRERINARGEGMCFSDVEEVDRAYHCGQVDLHAKIKVRLDEMLINAEGAAARSALIDTTVGRTLLSKILPNGVPFDLINRPMTKKAISRIINACYRNVGLKETVIFADQLMYTGFFYSTKSGVSIGIDDLVIPQAKARFIDQAEEEVKEIEAQYASGLVTQGEKYNKVIDIWSRTNDLVAKSMMATLGSEQVRDRDGNEVQQESFNSIYMMADSGARGSAAQIRQLAGMRGLMAKPDGSIIETPITANFREGLSVLQYFISTHGARKGLADTALKTANSGYLTRRLVDVAQDLVVTEVDCGTRNGVLMAPVIEGGDVIEALGERILGRVLAEDVINRTTEEVAIPAGTLIDEQWIQRIEELGIDEVQVRSAITCETRHGICSSCYGRDLARGHVVNVGEAIGVVAAQSIGEPGTQLTMRTFHIGGAASRASATDSIQVKHGGKIRLHNLKFVEQHNGNLVAVSRSGELAIADQDGRERERYKVPYGAVLTVRDEQVVEAGTVVAKWDPHTHPIITEVAGTVRFVGMEEGISIRHQTDEVTGLSSISVMDPSERPAAGKDLRPAIMLLDEQGNEILLAGSNLPAHYLLPAKAIVSLAANARVDVGDVLARIPQEGLKTRDITGGLPRVADLFEARKPKESAILAEISGVVSFGRETKGKRRLMITPADGVNPIDGSSHYEELIPKWRTLSVFEGEFVEKGEVVSEGATNPHDILRLKGVNELAKYIVSEIQDVYRLQGVKINDKHIEVIIRQMLRKVDIVDAGDSSFIKGEQSEYALVLEENDRLVAEGKTPALFERVLLGITKASLATESFISAASFQETTRVLTEAAVTGKQDQLRGLKENVVVGRLIPAGTGLSYHSEARRRRRRGEMESTSTASEVEQALSEELKSI; encoded by the coding sequence TTGAAAGATTTACTCAGCCTGCTGAAGACCCAGACCCAAACCGAAGAGTTCGACTTCATCCGCATCGGACTCGCCTCGCCGGAGATGATCCGCTCCTGGTCCTATGGCGAGGTCAAGAAGCCGGAAACCATCAACTACCGGACTTTCAAGCCGGAGCGTGATGGGCTGTTCTGCGCCAAGATTTTCGGCCCGATCAAGGATTACGAGTGCCTCTGCGGCAAGTACAAGCGGCTCAAGCACCGCGGTGTGATCTGCGAGAAATGCGGTGTCGAGGTGGCGCTGACCAAGGTGCGCCGCGAGCGGATGGGCCACATCGAGCTGGCCAGTCCGGTGGCGCACATCTGGTTTCTGAAGTCGCTGCCATCGCGCATCGGTTTGCTGCTGGACATGACGCTGCGCGACATCGAGCGGGTGCTCTACTTTGAATCCTTTGTTGTGCTCGATCCGGGGATGACCACCCTGGAGAAGGGGCAGATGCTCAGCGACGAGCAGTATTACGAGGCGCTCGAGGAGTTCGGCGACGAATTCACCGCCAAGATGGGCGCGGAGGCGATTCAGGAGCTGCTCAAGGAGATCGACCTCGAAGCTGAAATCACCCGCCTGCGTGCGGAGATTCCAGAAACCAGTTCCGAGACCAAGCTGAAGAAGTACTCCAAGCGGTTGAAGCTGCTCGAAGGGCTGCTCGGCTCTGGCGATCGGCCGGAGTGGATGGTGCTGAAGGTGCTGCCGGTGCTGCCGCCCGACCTGCGTCCACTGGTGCCGCTGGATGGTGGCCGCTTCGCCACCTCCGATCTGAACGACCTCTATCGCCGCGTCATCAACCGCAACAACCGCCTCAAGCGGCTGCTCGATCTCAATGCGCCGGACATCATCGTCCGCAACGAAAAGCGCATGCTGCAGGAGGCGGTCGATGCGCTGCTCGACAACGGCCGCCGTGGCCGCGCGATCACCGGATCGACCAAGCGTCCGCTGAAGTCGCTGGCCGACATGATCAAGGGCAAGCAGGGTCGGTTCCGGCAGAACCTGCTGGGCAAGCGGGTCGACTACTCGGGCCGTTCGGTGATCGTGGTCGGCCCGACATTGCGGCTGCATCAGTGCGGATTGCCGAAGAAAATGGCGATCGAGCTGTTCAAGCCCTTCATCTTCGGCAAGCTGGAGCACAGCGGACTGGCCACCACCATCAAGGCCGCCAAGAAGATGGTGGAGCGGGAGACCCCCGAGGTGTGGGACATCCTGGCCGAGGTGATCCGCGAGCACCCGGTGCTGCTCAACCGGGCGCCGACACTGCACCGTCTCGGCATTCAGGCGTTCGAACCGGTGCTGATCGAAGGCAAGGCGATCCAGTTGCATCCGCTGGTCTGTGCCGCCTACAACGCCGACTTCGACGGCGACCAGATGGCCGTACACATTCCGCTGACGCTCGAAGCACAGCTCGAGGCGCGCAGCCTGATGATGTCGACCAACAACATTCTCTCACCCGCCAACGGCGAGCCGATCATCGTTCCGTCACAGGATGTGGTGCTGGGCCTGTACTACATGACCCGCGAGCGCATCAATGCGCGTGGTGAAGGCATGTGTTTCAGCGATGTCGAGGAGGTCGACCGCGCCTACCACTGCGGTCAGGTCGATCTGCATGCCAAAATCAAGGTGCGCCTCGATGAGATGCTGATCAACGCAGAGGGCGCCGCCGCCCGCAGCGCATTGATCGACACCACGGTCGGTCGCACGCTGTTGTCGAAGATTCTGCCCAATGGGGTTCCCTTCGACTTGATCAACCGGCCAATGACTAAGAAGGCCATCTCCCGCATCATCAACGCCTGCTATCGCAATGTCGGGCTGAAGGAGACGGTGATCTTCGCCGACCAGTTGATGTACACCGGCTTCTTCTATTCGACCAAGTCAGGCGTCTCGATCGGCATCGACGATCTGGTCATCCCGCAGGCCAAGGCGCGGTTCATCGACCAGGCCGAAGAAGAGGTCAAGGAGATCGAGGCGCAATATGCCTCGGGATTGGTGACCCAGGGCGAGAAGTACAACAAGGTGATCGACATCTGGTCGCGGACCAACGATCTGGTGGCCAAATCGATGATGGCCACCCTGGGCAGTGAGCAGGTGCGCGACCGCGACGGCAACGAGGTGCAGCAGGAGTCGTTCAACTCGATCTACATGATGGCCGACTCCGGCGCGCGGGGCTCGGCTGCACAGATCCGGCAGTTGGCCGGGATGCGCGGGCTGATGGCCAAACCGGATGGCTCCATCATCGAAACGCCGATCACCGCCAACTTCCGCGAGGGGCTGTCGGTTCTGCAATATTTCATCTCGACCCACGGCGCGCGCAAAGGGTTGGCCGACACGGCGCTGAAGACCGCCAACTCGGGCTACCTCACCCGGCGACTGGTGGATGTGGCGCAGGATCTGGTGGTCACCGAAGTCGACTGCGGCACCCGCAACGGTGTGCTGATGGCACCGGTGATCGAAGGCGGCGATGTGATCGAGGCGCTCGGCGAGCGCATCCTCGGCCGCGTGCTGGCCGAGGATGTGATCAATCGCACCACCGAAGAGGTGGCGATTCCGGCGGGTACATTGATCGACGAACAGTGGATTCAGCGCATCGAGGAGCTGGGCATCGACGAGGTGCAGGTCCGTTCGGCCATCACCTGCGAGACCCGCCATGGCATCTGCTCGAGCTGCTATGGACGTGACCTGGCCCGCGGCCATGTGGTCAACGTCGGTGAGGCGATCGGTGTCGTCGCGGCGCAGTCGATCGGCGAGCCGGGCACCCAGTTGACGATGCGTACCTTCCACATCGGTGGTGCGGCGTCTCGGGCATCGGCCACCGACAGCATCCAGGTGAAGCATGGCGGCAAGATTCGTCTGCACAACCTCAAATTCGTCGAGCAGCACAATGGCAACCTGGTGGCGGTCTCCCGCTCCGGTGAACTGGCGATCGCCGATCAGGATGGCCGTGAGCGCGAGCGTTACAAGGTGCCCTACGGTGCGGTGCTGACGGTGCGCGATGAGCAGGTGGTCGAGGCGGGAACGGTCGTGGCCAAATGGGATCCACACACCCATCCGATCATCACCGAGGTGGCCGGAACCGTCCGCTTCGTCGGCATGGAGGAGGGTATCTCCATCCGCCACCAGACCGACGAGGTGACCGGACTCTCCAGCATCTCGGTGATGGACCCTTCGGAGCGTCCGGCGGCAGGCAAGGATCTGCGTCCGGCCATCATGCTGCTCGATGAGCAGGGCAACGAAATCCTGCTGGCGGGCAGCAACCTGCCGGCGCACTACCTGCTGCCTGCCAAGGCGATCGTCAGTCTGGCGGCCAATGCCCGCGTCGACGTCGGCGATGTGCTGGCGCGCATCCCGCAGGAAGGTCTGAAGACGCGGGACATCACCGGCGGTCTGCCGCGCGTGGCCGACCTGTTCGAGGCGAGAAAACCCAAGGAGTCGGCGATTCTGGCGGAGATCTCCGGGGTGGTCAGTTTTGGCAGGGAGACCAAGGGCAAGCGGCGGCTGATGATCACGCCGGCCGATGGCGTCAATCCGATCGATGGCAGTTCGCACTACGAGGAGCTGATTCCGAAGTGGCGCACACTGTCGGTCTTCGAGGGCGAATTCGTCGAGAAGGGCGAGGTGGTCTCCGAGGGGGCGACCAATCCGCACGACATTCTGCGTCTGAAGGGCGTCAACGAGCTGGCCAAGTACATCGTCAGTGAAATCCAGGATGTCTACCGGCTGCAAGGGGTCAAGATCAATGACAAGCACATCGAAGTGATCATCCGGCAGATGTTGCGCAAGGTGGACATCGTCGATGCCGGTGACTCCAGCTTCATCAAGGGTGAACAGTCCGAGTATGCGCTGGTGCTCGAGGAGAATGACCGTCTGGTTGCCGAGGGCAAAACCCCGGCGCTGTTCGAGCGGGTTCTGCTGGGCATCACCAAGGCTTCTCTGGCGACCGAATCCTTCATCTCGGCGGCCTCCTTCCAGGAGACCACCCGCGTGCTGACCGAAGCTGCCGTGACCGGCAAGCAGGATCAACTGCGCGGTCTGAAGGAAAATGTCGTCGTCGGCCGGTTGATCCCGGCTGGAACCGGGCTCTCCTACCACAGCGAAGCGCGGCGCAGGCGCCGCCGCGGCGAGATGGAGAGCACCTCGACGGCCAGTGAGGTCGAACAGGCGCTGAGTGAAGAGCTGAAGTCGATCTGA
- the rpsJ gene encoding 30S ribosomal protein S10: protein MQNQRIRIRLKAFDHRLIDVSAQEIVETAKRTGAQVKGPIPLPTRKERFTVLISPHVNKDARDQYEIRTYKRLLDIVDPTDKTVDALMKLDLAAGVDVQISLG, encoded by the coding sequence ATGCAAAATCAACGAATACGCATACGTCTCAAAGCTTTTGATCATCGCCTGATCGATGTTTCAGCACAAGAGATCGTGGAAACTGCCAAGCGCACTGGTGCGCAGGTCAAGGGGCCGATTCCGCTGCCGACTCGCAAGGAGCGTTTCACGGTGCTGATTTCGCCGCACGTGAATAAGGATGCGCGCGATCAGTATGAGATCCGCACTTACAAAAGACTGCTGGACATCGTCGATCCGACAGACAAGACGGTCGATGCATTGATGAAGCTCGATCTCGCTGCAGGGGTTGATGTTCAGATCAGTCTCGGCTGA
- the rplW gene encoding 50S ribosomal protein L23 yields MNQERIYSILLSPHVSEKAAGVAGKYNQYVFRVAKNSNKREIHKAVETLFKVKVSSVQTLNVKGKVKRNRHGLVNRPDWKKAYVLLEPGNDIDFTSIG; encoded by the coding sequence ATGAATCAGGAGCGCATTTACAGCATACTGCTGAGTCCTCATGTCTCCGAGAAAGCAGCCGGAGTAGCTGGGAAATACAACCAGTATGTCTTCCGGGTTGCAAAAAACTCGAACAAAAGAGAGATTCACAAGGCGGTCGAGACGCTTTTCAAGGTAAAAGTTTCTTCTGTTCAAACGCTCAATGTAAAAGGCAAAGTCAAAAGAAACCGGCATGGGCTGGTTAACAGGCCGGACTGGAAGAAAGCGTATGTGCTTCTTGAGCCCGGCAATGACATCGACTTCACTTCGATAGGCTGA
- the rpsG gene encoding 30S ribosomal protein S7, with translation MPRRRVIAKREILPDAKYGSPLVARFMNHVMEDGKKSIAERIVYGALDIVAERTKGDPLKIFESALDAVAPLVEVKSRRVGGATYQVPVEVRASRRGALSMRWLVQYSRARSEKSMPQRLAGEIMDAAQGRGAAVKKREDVHRMAEANKAFSHYRF, from the coding sequence GTGCCAAGAAGACGCGTCATTGCCAAGCGTGAGATCCTGCCCGATGCCAAATATGGCAGCCCGCTGGTCGCCAGATTCATGAATCACGTGATGGAAGATGGCAAGAAATCCATCGCCGAAAGAATCGTCTACGGTGCGCTCGATATCGTCGCCGAGCGTACCAAGGGCGATCCGCTCAAGATTTTCGAGAGTGCGCTCGATGCAGTGGCGCCACTGGTCGAGGTGAAATCGCGACGGGTGGGTGGCGCAACCTACCAGGTTCCGGTCGAAGTCAGGGCTTCGCGCCGTGGTGCGTTGTCGATGCGCTGGCTGGTGCAATACTCCCGTGCCCGCAGTGAAAAATCGATGCCGCAACGGCTGGCGGGCGAAATCATGGATGCCGCGCAGGGTCGCGGCGCAGCGGTCAAGAAGCGTGAAGATGTCCACCGGATGGCCGAAGCCAACAAGGCGTTCTCGCACTACCGTTTTTAA